A single Crateriforma conspicua DNA region contains:
- a CDS encoding DUF1501 domain-containing protein: MRCVGNPFSRRGFLAAGSIAGFGLSLPELLMRQAAAEMKHYDFIKPKAKSVIHVFLPGGMAQQESFDPKPYSPLEYRGEMGTLKTNTGEVFSNTIPKLAKRADKFSVIRSMTHGEAAHERGTHNMFTGYKPSPALQYPSFGAVVSHEYGPRNNLPPYICIPNVPNEFAGTGYLPSSYGGFALGSDPARGDFQVRDLNLSGGVDESRFVKRKEALEVVNRRFTSMTSADNVAAMSTFYERAYDLLDTPAAKEAFDINKEGDKLRDRYGRNQAGQRLLMARRLVEAGSRLVTLTYGGWDMHQSITSGFNRTMPALDQGLSALIDDLDSRGLLDETLVMVTSEFGRTPKINADAGRDHWPKVFSVMLAGGGVKGGMVYGASDSTAAEPDHSPVSPADLATTMYHLLGIVADKELMAPGDRPIEIVDGGNVISDILV, encoded by the coding sequence ATGCGTTGTGTCGGAAACCCTTTCAGCCGCCGTGGATTTCTGGCGGCCGGATCGATCGCCGGATTCGGGCTGTCGCTTCCTGAATTGCTGATGCGTCAGGCCGCTGCGGAGATGAAGCATTACGACTTCATCAAACCCAAAGCGAAAAGCGTCATCCACGTTTTCTTGCCGGGCGGGATGGCCCAGCAGGAATCCTTCGATCCCAAGCCCTACAGTCCGCTGGAATATCGCGGGGAAATGGGCACTCTGAAGACGAACACGGGCGAAGTCTTTTCCAACACGATTCCCAAGCTGGCCAAACGTGCTGACAAATTCAGCGTGATTCGGTCCATGACGCACGGGGAAGCCGCCCACGAACGCGGCACCCACAACATGTTTACCGGGTACAAACCCAGTCCGGCGTTGCAGTATCCCAGCTTCGGCGCCGTCGTCAGCCACGAATACGGACCTCGAAACAACCTGCCTCCGTATATCTGTATTCCCAATGTTCCCAACGAATTCGCCGGAACGGGATATTTGCCCAGCAGCTACGGCGGATTCGCGTTGGGCAGTGATCCGGCCCGTGGTGATTTCCAGGTCCGCGATTTGAACTTGTCCGGTGGCGTGGACGAAAGCCGGTTCGTCAAACGCAAAGAAGCGTTGGAAGTCGTCAATCGCCGCTTCACGTCAATGACGTCGGCGGACAACGTTGCCGCGATGAGCACGTTTTACGAAAGGGCCTACGACCTGCTGGACACACCGGCGGCCAAAGAAGCATTCGACATCAACAAGGAAGGCGACAAGCTTCGTGACCGATACGGACGCAACCAAGCCGGCCAACGTTTGTTGATGGCACGACGTTTGGTCGAAGCCGGTTCGCGTTTGGTGACGCTGACCTACGGCGGCTGGGATATGCACCAAAGCATTACCAGCGGTTTCAATCGCACGATGCCCGCACTGGATCAAGGCTTGTCGGCCCTGATCGATGACTTGGATTCGCGCGGTTTATTGGACGAAACGCTGGTCATGGTCACCAGTGAATTCGGCCGCACACCCAAGATCAACGCGGACGCCGGACGCGATCACTGGCCCAAGGTGTTCAGCGTGATGCTGGCCGGCGGGGGCGTCAAAGGCGGCATGGTCTATGGTGCGTCCGACAGTACGGCGGCCGAACCCGATCACAGCCCGGTGTCGCCGGCGGATTTGGCCACCACGATGTATCACTTGTTAGGCATTGTGGCCGACAAGGAATTGATGGCCCCCGGAGACCGTCCGATCGAAATCGTCGATGGCGGCAACGTCATCAGCGACATTCTGGTCTGA
- a CDS encoding sulfatase family protein, with amino-acid sequence MLNDLRCNALSFSLVVIGALAVAADPSKPANASEPPNVVFIFADDLGWGDLSCYGQSRIKTPNLDRLARQGTLFTQFYVAGSVCSPSRTGIMTGQNPARHRIFGHLANRQSNQRRGMPDALDPNVPTLPDMLKDAGYVTAHFGKWHLGNVSPDHYGVDVFRTDKFCNVAGKQVIDIWSAEARPVCTANILDATLDFIREQADAPEPFYVNAWFSDPHATLNPSPDQLDRVKNLAPQGVPFPGVAQIYYACVLEMDRQIGRFMDQLEQLGGADRTLILFSSDNGPEDFQIRNAAHSGVGSSGPFRGRKRSIYEGGIRTPLIVRWPGHVPAGKVNRTSVISGLDFLPSLAAIAGQSADAIVGGDGEAMDDVWLGANRQRRTPCFWEWRYRVFGHPANMPPQLAVRDGDFKLLVNPDGGRVELYDLGSDPGEQDNVAANHPDVVQRLTQMVLQWNKTLPDSPRDPGAGLKAWRWP; translated from the coding sequence ATGCTGAATGATCTCCGGTGCAATGCGTTGTCGTTTTCTTTGGTGGTCATTGGTGCATTGGCGGTTGCCGCCGACCCGTCGAAACCGGCGAACGCCTCGGAACCACCCAATGTTGTTTTCATTTTTGCCGATGACTTGGGTTGGGGCGATCTCAGTTGCTATGGGCAAAGCCGTATCAAGACGCCAAATCTGGATCGTCTGGCCCGGCAAGGCACACTGTTCACCCAGTTCTATGTCGCCGGTTCGGTATGTTCGCCCAGTCGGACCGGCATCATGACGGGGCAAAACCCGGCGCGGCATCGCATTTTCGGTCATTTGGCCAACCGGCAAAGCAACCAGCGGCGTGGCATGCCCGATGCGTTGGACCCCAATGTGCCCACATTGCCCGACATGCTGAAAGACGCCGGCTACGTCACGGCTCATTTTGGAAAGTGGCACCTCGGCAATGTTTCGCCGGATCATTATGGCGTTGATGTTTTCCGAACGGACAAGTTTTGCAACGTCGCGGGTAAACAGGTGATCGACATTTGGAGTGCCGAAGCACGCCCGGTCTGCACGGCCAATATCCTGGACGCAACGCTGGATTTCATTCGCGAACAGGCAGATGCACCGGAGCCGTTTTATGTCAACGCATGGTTTTCCGATCCGCATGCGACCTTGAATCCTTCGCCAGACCAATTGGATCGAGTGAAAAATCTGGCACCGCAAGGCGTGCCGTTTCCCGGTGTTGCGCAGATCTATTATGCCTGTGTGTTGGAGATGGATCGTCAGATCGGACGCTTCATGGATCAGCTGGAACAATTGGGGGGCGCGGATCGAACGTTGATTTTGTTTTCCAGCGACAACGGTCCCGAAGATTTTCAAATTCGTAATGCGGCCCACAGCGGGGTCGGCAGCAGCGGTCCGTTTCGTGGTCGCAAACGCAGCATCTACGAAGGTGGCATCCGCACACCGTTGATCGTCCGCTGGCCGGGCCATGTTCCCGCCGGAAAGGTCAATCGAACATCAGTGATCAGCGGTTTGGATTTTTTGCCATCGTTGGCCGCCATCGCTGGTCAGTCAGCCGACGCGATCGTCGGTGGGGATGGGGAAGCGATGGACGACGTTTGGCTGGGAGCGAACCGCCAACGTCGCACGCCGTGTTTTTGGGAATGGCGGTACCGTGTTTTCGGGCACCCCGCCAACATGCCGCCGCAATTGGCCGTTCGCGACGGAGATTTCAAGCTGTTGGTCAATCCCGATGGCGGGCGAGTCGAACTGTACGACTTGGGCAGCGATCCCGGCGAACAGGACAACGTGGCGGCGAATCACCCAGATGTCGTTCAGCGTTTGACGCAAATGGTTTTGCAGTGGAACAAAACTTTGCCCGATTCTCCGCGAGACCCCGGGGCGGGGCTGAAAGCTTGGCGGTGGCCCTGA
- a CDS encoding SAM-dependent methyltransferase — MSTCANGAESWVKADATRQGWRLAFSRPGFVTLKHDDPAADLPSGIFIRRSCHSIGSGRGNDSNALIAKLAEDFQTKFSGPIPFRTLHVWSRDRLPIGKFGFEPELDALSDAVGGQILAHLPKTLLDADKVNGIAEAGTPVMDVVLVEPNQWFWGWHVARDWHDRWPGGIQPIRPQVEPVSRAYFKAAESIAWSGFEMRPGDLAVDVGSSPGGASGLLLEMGLRVLGIDPAEMDPSINEHPNFQHVRARAGDLKRSVFGDAKWMMVDSNVKPDQTLSTVENIVTHPRVPIEGVLLTLKLGDYAMAENLDRWLDRIQSWNPKDVQVRQLTRNRCEVCCAIRMR; from the coding sequence ATGTCGACTTGCGCCAATGGCGCTGAATCGTGGGTCAAGGCGGATGCCACACGACAGGGCTGGCGGCTGGCGTTTTCGCGGCCGGGATTTGTGACGTTGAAACATGATGATCCCGCAGCCGATCTGCCATCGGGAATCTTCATTCGCCGCAGCTGCCATTCGATTGGCTCGGGGCGTGGGAACGATTCCAACGCGTTGATCGCCAAGTTGGCGGAGGATTTTCAGACCAAGTTTTCCGGTCCGATCCCCTTTCGCACCCTGCACGTCTGGTCGCGTGACCGTTTGCCGATCGGCAAGTTCGGATTTGAACCCGAACTGGACGCGCTCAGCGATGCTGTGGGCGGACAGATTCTTGCGCACCTGCCGAAGACCTTATTGGACGCTGATAAGGTCAATGGGATCGCCGAAGCCGGGACGCCCGTGATGGACGTTGTGTTGGTGGAACCGAACCAATGGTTTTGGGGATGGCACGTTGCCCGTGATTGGCATGATCGGTGGCCCGGAGGGATTCAACCGATCCGTCCCCAAGTCGAACCCGTTTCCCGAGCCTACTTCAAAGCCGCCGAGTCGATTGCCTGGTCTGGATTTGAGATGCGCCCCGGTGATCTGGCCGTTGATGTTGGCAGTTCGCCCGGAGGTGCCAGCGGGCTGTTGCTGGAAATGGGACTTCGCGTCCTGGGCATCGATCCCGCGGAAATGGACCCGTCGATCAATGAACATCCAAATTTTCAGCACGTCCGGGCGCGTGCGGGCGACTTGAAGCGATCGGTGTTTGGTGATGCCAAATGGATGATGGTTGATTCCAACGTCAAGCCCGACCAAACCCTTTCGACCGTCGAAAATATTGTCACGCACCCGCGAGTGCCGATCGAAGGTGTTCTGTTGACATTGAAGCTTGGCGACTATGCGATGGCCGAAAACCTTGACCGGTGGCTGGATCGCATCCAAAGCTGGAATCCCAAAGACGTCCAAGTCCGGCAGTTGACTCGAAATCGATGTGAAGTCTGCTGTGCCATTCGCATGCGGTGA
- a CDS encoding type IV pilus twitching motility protein PilT, translating into MSQLHTPDQEILKLLAFVSRAEASDLHLKVGLPPYVRIGGHLKPLDMPPLPDSTYITAMMVALMPPGREEEYQKYGGIDFAFLSESGDRFRVNAYRSDRQMHAALRRVNSVIPDFEKLHLPPVYQQTISRSFDGLILVTGVTGSGKSSTLAAMMDWINHHRSMHVITIEDPIEYRFASNKSIVSQREIGIDVPSYSHALRYVVRQDPDCILIGELRDKETILAAVQAAETGHLVMASMHCSDAEQSFSRILEFFPKEEHAFIRSSLANSLRAIMCQRLIPGAVEGERYPATEVLLNNPIVRERILNEQDEDIPAILNVCKDEGMRDFTHSLCELVQGGKISMETGMDYAPHRESLASLLKGIDTAADGLVSRV; encoded by the coding sequence ATGAGTCAGCTTCACACGCCGGACCAGGAAATCCTGAAACTGTTGGCCTTCGTCAGTCGCGCCGAGGCGTCGGATTTGCATCTGAAGGTCGGCTTGCCTCCCTACGTGCGAATCGGCGGTCATCTGAAACCGCTGGACATGCCGCCGCTGCCCGACAGTACTTACATCACGGCGATGATGGTGGCGTTGATGCCGCCGGGACGTGAAGAGGAGTACCAAAAGTATGGCGGGATCGATTTTGCGTTTCTGTCAGAATCCGGCGACCGGTTTCGCGTCAACGCTTATCGATCCGATCGCCAAATGCATGCGGCATTGCGCCGGGTCAACAGCGTGATCCCGGATTTCGAAAAGCTGCACCTGCCGCCGGTGTATCAACAAACGATCTCGCGAAGTTTCGACGGGCTGATCTTGGTCACCGGTGTGACGGGCAGCGGCAAAAGCAGCACATTGGCCGCGATGATGGACTGGATCAATCACCACCGCAGCATGCACGTGATCACGATCGAAGACCCTATCGAATATCGATTCGCGTCCAACAAGTCGATCGTTTCGCAGCGTGAAATCGGTATCGATGTCCCCAGTTATTCCCATGCCTTGCGGTACGTCGTCCGGCAAGACCCCGATTGCATCTTGATCGGGGAACTGCGTGACAAAGAAACCATATTGGCGGCGGTCCAGGCAGCGGAGACCGGTCACTTGGTGATGGCGTCGATGCACTGCAGCGACGCGGAGCAATCATTCAGCCGCATCCTGGAATTCTTTCCCAAGGAAGAACACGCCTTCATTCGTTCATCGTTGGCGAACAGCTTGCGCGCGATCATGTGCCAGCGGCTGATCCCGGGTGCGGTCGAAGGCGAACGATACCCGGCCACCGAAGTCTTGTTGAACAATCCGATCGTGCGCGAGCGGATCTTGAACGAACAAGACGAAGACATCCCGGCGATCTTGAACGTTTGCAAAGACGAAGGCATGCGTGACTTCACGCATTCGCTGTGCGAGCTGGTCCAAGGTGGAAAGATTTCAATGGAGACCGGTATGGACTATGCGCCGCACCGCGAATCGTTGGCGTCCCTGCTGAAGGGCATCGATACCGCGGCCGACGGGTTGGTTTCGCGGGTTTGA
- the flgK gene encoding flagellar hook-associated protein FlgK, whose protein sequence is MSLFGTIQQSNGALQAAQIGLQVVGNNIANSNTEGYIRQRLEQTPAGAFRQGGLIKGQGVRPTGITQVVDKALAEQMFNAGTALAGAESLGQAYSQLEEIASELDNNGINFQLSEFNNALHELTTQPADSALREFVILQGQSLASKLNNTREKVLDRQAGVNTELDDISNQINRLTNRIAELNVEIATIEGGGLIGSDATGLRDERYQALEELATYVNINFQEQTSGNVNVFVGGDYLVTNGIARDVYTAYSENESRPEVRIIETDAPLQATGGKLGAALQARDSIFGEFVGDLDSMASGLIRTINQIHTQGQGRKGYTDLTSDSASEPGVPLESAGLPFTPENGTFDMALVDADGKVISNHRITVRVLGQVGDSTMQSVAQQIDDIDGLSATITNEGRLKISSDNPPTEFTFGEDTSGFLAAAGLNTFFTGTHAGDIAVNDVLAQDADLLAVSFGGIGEDTEALYEMTDLVDRPLDVLDGRTVRGVYEHSIASLGQEVSLHQSSTQGLSDFHATLQSKHLAITGVNIDEESIKMIMYQRAFQASSRVISTASEMLDLLVNL, encoded by the coding sequence ATGAGCCTATTCGGAACGATCCAACAGTCCAACGGTGCACTGCAGGCGGCGCAGATCGGCCTGCAAGTGGTCGGCAACAACATTGCCAATTCCAACACCGAAGGCTACATCCGCCAGCGTCTGGAACAGACGCCCGCCGGTGCTTTTCGCCAGGGCGGGTTGATCAAGGGCCAGGGCGTTCGGCCGACCGGCATCACGCAGGTGGTCGACAAGGCGTTGGCCGAACAAATGTTCAATGCCGGCACGGCGCTGGCCGGCGCCGAATCGTTGGGCCAGGCGTATTCACAGCTGGAAGAAATCGCCAGCGAACTGGACAACAACGGAATCAATTTCCAGCTGTCCGAATTCAACAACGCGTTGCATGAATTGACGACCCAGCCGGCCGATTCGGCGCTGCGGGAATTCGTCATTCTGCAAGGGCAATCCTTGGCGTCGAAGCTGAACAACACACGCGAAAAAGTGCTGGATCGCCAAGCGGGTGTGAACACCGAACTGGATGACATCAGCAACCAGATCAACCGGCTGACCAACCGCATCGCCGAACTGAATGTCGAAATCGCCACGATCGAAGGCGGCGGTTTGATCGGCAGCGATGCAACGGGGCTGCGTGACGAACGCTATCAAGCACTCGAAGAATTGGCGACGTACGTCAACATCAACTTCCAAGAACAAACCAGTGGCAACGTCAACGTATTCGTCGGCGGCGATTACTTGGTCACCAATGGCATCGCACGGGACGTCTACACCGCCTACAGCGAAAATGAAAGTCGTCCCGAGGTTCGCATCATCGAAACCGATGCACCGCTGCAAGCGACCGGCGGCAAGTTGGGGGCCGCGCTGCAAGCCCGCGACAGTATCTTTGGTGAATTCGTCGGTGACTTGGATTCGATGGCGTCCGGTTTGATCCGGACGATCAACCAGATTCACACTCAGGGACAAGGCCGCAAAGGCTACACCGATCTGACGTCCGATTCGGCCAGCGAACCCGGCGTGCCATTGGAATCGGCCGGCCTGCCGTTCACACCCGAAAACGGAACTTTTGACATGGCGTTGGTCGACGCCGATGGCAAAGTCATTTCCAACCACCGCATCACCGTCCGTGTGTTGGGCCAAGTCGGTGATTCGACGATGCAATCGGTGGCCCAGCAGATCGATGACATCGACGGACTTTCCGCCACGATCACCAATGAAGGTCGACTGAAGATCAGTTCCGACAACCCGCCGACTGAATTTACCTTTGGCGAAGACACCAGCGGGTTCTTAGCGGCCGCGGGTCTGAATACCTTCTTCACCGGGACTCACGCCGGTGACATCGCCGTCAATGATGTCTTGGCTCAAGACGCGGACTTGTTGGCGGTCAGTTTCGGCGGCATCGGCGAAGACACCGAAGCCCTTTATGAAATGACCGATCTGGTCGACCGGCCCCTGGACGTGCTGGACGGCCGCACCGTGCGCGGCGTCTATGAACACTCCATCGCGTCGTTGGGACAAGAGGTCAGTTTGCACCAAAGCAGCACGCAAGGTCTGAGCGACTTTCACGCCACGCTGCAAAGCAAACACTTGGCGATCACCGGTGTGAACATCGATGAAGAATCAATCAAGATGATCATGTACCAACGAGCATTCCAAGCCAGTTCGCGAGTGATCTCGACCGCCAGCGAAATGTTGGACCTGTTGGTCAATCTGTAA
- a CDS encoding polysaccharide biosynthesis/export family protein: MANHSPLLGVRPSARCWPSTYGVVGLAMILSILMATTLCAQSSTPWTPPEAGSAAIQNRPCANGGGGACGIQPGSGCPNCMMGVDCQNCWGSESRWQDMRPVQFAPYGPGGYAGPPRTAHLAQYRLRPGDQVRLLYLVTRRQGGGSYRLTPGDEVLIESLQDPDLVRGTLDRGLQIQPDGTLTLRLLGEVQAAGLTVRQLREQLEELYTEYYEEPSIDVTPVRTNTLAEDIRSAVAGQGGFNQQNLDLVVMPDGNLRLPGLGAVCVQGFTLSQLKREINLRYSRIVVGLEVEPILTGQAPHVVHVLGQVANPSRIQIDTPTTVLGMIAAAGGHLPGGNMRQVVIFRRAQDWRLISTMLDLRGAVLGKRPTPADEIWVQDGDVIIVPEKPIQVFDNWVQQVFTDGLYGIIPVDLVTDAIINN, encoded by the coding sequence ATGGCGAATCATTCACCGCTTCTCGGCGTCCGCCCTTCGGCGCGATGTTGGCCCAGCACGTATGGCGTCGTCGGTCTGGCGATGATCTTGTCGATATTGATGGCGACGACGTTGTGTGCCCAGTCGTCGACGCCTTGGACACCACCAGAGGCCGGCAGCGCTGCGATTCAAAATCGTCCCTGTGCAAACGGCGGTGGCGGCGCATGTGGCATCCAGCCCGGCAGCGGATGTCCCAACTGCATGATGGGTGTTGATTGCCAAAACTGCTGGGGCAGCGAGTCGCGCTGGCAAGACATGCGGCCGGTGCAATTCGCACCCTACGGACCCGGCGGGTATGCCGGACCACCGAGGACGGCGCACCTGGCACAGTACCGTCTTCGACCCGGCGACCAAGTTCGCTTGCTGTACCTGGTGACTCGTCGACAGGGCGGCGGATCGTATCGATTGACACCCGGGGACGAAGTGTTGATCGAATCGTTACAGGATCCTGATTTGGTCCGCGGGACTCTGGACCGAGGCCTACAGATTCAGCCCGATGGTACGTTGACGCTTCGGTTGTTGGGCGAAGTCCAGGCCGCCGGTCTGACCGTTCGGCAATTGCGCGAACAGCTGGAAGAGTTGTACACGGAATACTACGAAGAACCGTCGATCGACGTCACGCCGGTCCGCACCAACACGCTGGCCGAAGACATCCGATCGGCGGTCGCCGGCCAGGGTGGATTCAATCAGCAGAATTTGGATTTGGTCGTCATGCCCGACGGCAATCTTCGTTTGCCCGGCTTGGGGGCCGTCTGTGTTCAAGGATTCACGCTTAGCCAGCTGAAACGCGAGATCAATCTGCGTTATAGCCGTATCGTGGTCGGTCTGGAGGTGGAACCGATTTTGACCGGCCAGGCCCCCCATGTCGTGCACGTCTTGGGGCAAGTCGCCAATCCGTCGCGGATCCAAATCGACACGCCCACGACCGTGCTGGGGATGATTGCCGCCGCGGGCGGTCACCTGCCGGGCGGAAACATGCGACAAGTGGTGATTTTCCGCCGGGCACAAGACTGGCGTCTGATCTCCACGATGTTGGACCTGCGCGGGGCCGTGTTGGGTAAACGCCCCACACCGGCCGACGAAATTTGGGTCCAAGACGGCGACGTCATCATCGTTCCCGAGAAACCGATCCAAGTGTTCGACAACTGGGTCCAGCAAGTTTTCACCGACGGTCTGTACGGCATCATCCCTGTTGATCTGGTCACCGACGCGATCATCAACAATTGA
- a CDS encoding UxaA family hydrolase gives MTFVPPNGDTDHPSGSSTPQAQARLVRLHDDDNVGIATEMLMPGQSVAIPPPADPSSSTGNTIVVCQRIPPGHKMAIAPIDADTDVRKYGQRIGKATQPIRVGDHVHDHNLADDHRIAVRVDNRHPPQRPTPIRATFQGYHRPGGKVGTRNYVGLIATVNCSASVCHAVLKRFDDDRLARWPNVDGVFVATHTTGCALRYGGQKHEMLGRVLSGYARHANVAGCLMIGLGCEQTTAGYLAEHHQMVSLYGPDGRQLTRDDGVPMIVMQTEGGTRATIEKADALLEQVLDRANACRRAPVDASHLSVALECGGSDAYSGWTANPAVGAAADRFVACGGSAVISETTELYGAEHLLVDRSRSDDVANALLDKIRWWKEHVAMFGGQIDNNPSVGNKAGGLTTITEKSLGAVCKSGSTTLQAVYDYAQRIDRAGLSVMDSPGFDPASVTGKVAGGCNLVLFTTGRGSCFGCKPVPVIKIASNSDLFHRMREDMDVNAGDIADGHSVDQVGQRIFEFSLDVASGRKTSSEELGIGDHEFIPWTVGPTL, from the coding sequence ATGACCTTTGTGCCACCAAATGGCGACACCGATCACCCATCGGGCAGCTCAACTCCGCAGGCCCAAGCCCGCTTGGTTCGGTTGCACGATGACGACAACGTGGGGATCGCAACGGAAATGCTGATGCCCGGACAGAGCGTGGCGATTCCGCCACCGGCAGATCCGTCGTCTTCGACCGGAAATACGATCGTCGTTTGTCAACGTATTCCGCCGGGGCACAAGATGGCGATCGCCCCGATCGATGCCGATACCGATGTCCGGAAGTATGGCCAGCGGATCGGAAAAGCCACGCAGCCGATCCGCGTTGGTGATCACGTTCATGATCACAATCTGGCCGATGACCATCGCATCGCGGTCCGTGTCGACAATCGACATCCACCGCAGCGTCCGACACCGATCCGGGCGACGTTTCAGGGTTACCACCGTCCCGGCGGCAAGGTCGGCACCCGGAACTACGTCGGACTCATCGCGACGGTCAATTGCAGCGCCAGCGTTTGCCACGCGGTGCTCAAACGTTTTGACGATGATCGGCTGGCACGCTGGCCGAATGTCGATGGCGTCTTTGTCGCGACGCACACCACCGGTTGTGCCCTCCGCTACGGCGGCCAGAAACACGAAATGCTGGGCCGCGTCCTGTCCGGGTATGCGCGGCACGCCAACGTCGCCGGGTGTTTGATGATCGGCTTGGGTTGCGAACAAACAACCGCCGGTTATTTGGCGGAACACCATCAAATGGTATCGCTGTACGGGCCCGACGGACGACAACTGACCCGCGACGATGGCGTGCCGATGATCGTCATGCAAACGGAAGGCGGCACCCGGGCGACGATTGAAAAAGCCGATGCGTTGCTGGAACAAGTCCTGGATCGGGCCAACGCCTGCCGACGCGCCCCGGTCGACGCATCGCATCTGTCGGTCGCCCTGGAATGCGGCGGCAGCGATGCCTATTCCGGTTGGACCGCCAACCCGGCCGTCGGTGCCGCGGCCGACCGCTTTGTGGCTTGCGGCGGTTCGGCGGTGATCTCGGAAACCACCGAGCTGTACGGGGCGGAGCATTTGTTGGTTGACCGCAGCCGCAGCGATGACGTGGCCAATGCACTGCTGGATAAAATCCGCTGGTGGAAAGAACACGTGGCGATGTTCGGCGGCCAGATTGACAACAACCCCTCGGTGGGAAACAAGGCCGGGGGGCTGACCACCATCACCGAAAAATCGCTGGGGGCCGTCTGCAAAAGCGGTTCCACGACCCTGCAAGCAGTCTATGACTATGCCCAACGCATCGACCGAGCCGGCTTGAGTGTCATGGATAGTCCCGGATTCGATCCAGCCAGCGTGACCGGCAAAGTCGCCGGAGGCTGCAACCTTGTACTGTTCACCACCGGTCGAGGAAGCTGCTTCGGTTGTAAACCGGTGCCGGTGATCAAAATCGCCAGCAACAGCGATCTGTTCCACCGCATGCGCGAAGACATGGACGTCAATGCGGGAGACATTGCCGACGGTCACAGTGTCGACCAGGTCGGTCAGCGAATCTTTGAGTTCTCGCTGGACGTTGCCAGCGGCCGGAAAACGTCCAGCGAAGAACTGGGCATCGGCGACCACGAATTCATCCCTTGGACGGTCGGGCCCACATTGTGA
- the sucC gene encoding ADP-forming succinate--CoA ligase subunit beta, protein MKIHEYQGKELFRQAGVPVLEGQMVTTPDEAAAAYDKLGGKIAVVKAQIHAGGRGKGNVIDNPDQKGVVLVKSADEAKAAAAGLLGNKLVTIQTGPEGQTVNRVFVEAGCDIARELYLGIVLDRAASRPVLMASTEGGVEIETVAEETPELIFKEHFDPAVGLDAYQVRKLCKKLKIEGAAAKAAHKFMTAICRFFVDFDCSLAEINPLVITGDGEMIALDAKVTFDENALFRHKDLLELRDLSEEEESEVRAANAGLSYVKLEGNIACLVNGAGLAMSTMDIIKYHGGQPANFLDVGGGANAQQVTEAFRILLSDPNCKGVLVNIFGGIARCTTIASALIEAGKEVGFSVPLVVRLEGTEVEEGRKLLEESDIDVITATDLTDAAKKIVAAVA, encoded by the coding sequence ATGAAGATCCACGAATACCAAGGCAAAGAATTGTTTCGCCAGGCCGGCGTGCCGGTGCTGGAAGGCCAAATGGTAACGACGCCCGATGAGGCCGCGGCGGCGTATGACAAGCTGGGCGGAAAGATTGCGGTGGTCAAAGCCCAAATCCATGCCGGCGGGCGTGGCAAAGGCAACGTCATCGACAATCCCGATCAAAAAGGCGTCGTCTTGGTCAAGTCGGCCGACGAAGCCAAAGCGGCGGCGGCGGGCCTGCTGGGCAACAAACTGGTGACCATCCAAACGGGCCCCGAAGGCCAGACGGTCAACCGTGTGTTTGTCGAAGCCGGTTGCGACATTGCCCGCGAATTGTACTTGGGCATCGTTCTGGACCGTGCCGCATCACGCCCGGTCTTGATGGCCAGCACCGAAGGCGGTGTGGAGATCGAAACCGTCGCGGAGGAAACGCCGGAACTGATCTTCAAAGAACACTTCGATCCCGCCGTCGGACTGGATGCTTACCAAGTCCGCAAGCTGTGCAAGAAACTGAAGATCGAAGGTGCCGCGGCCAAGGCGGCCCACAAGTTCATGACCGCGATCTGTCGGTTCTTTGTCGATTTCGATTGCTCGCTTGCCGAAATCAATCCGCTGGTCATCACCGGCGACGGCGAAATGATCGCCTTGGACGCCAAAGTCACCTTTGATGAAAACGCCTTGTTCCGCCACAAAGACCTTTTGGAACTTCGCGACCTGAGTGAAGAAGAAGAAAGTGAGGTCCGCGCGGCCAACGCGGGACTGAGCTATGTCAAGCTGGAAGGCAACATCGCCTGCCTGGTCAACGGTGCCGGTCTGGCGATGTCGACGATGGACATCATCAAGTACCACGGCGGCCAGCCGGCCAACTTTTTGGACGTCGGCGGCGGGGCCAACGCCCAACAGGTCACCGAAGCGTTCCGGATTCTGTTGAGCGATCCGAATTGCAAAGGCGTCTTGGTCAATATCTTCGGCGGCATTGCCCGCTGTACGACGATCGCCAGCGCGTTGATCGAAGCCGGCAAAGAAGTCGGGTTCAGCGTCCCGTTGGTCGTTCGTTTGGAAGGCACCGAGGTCGAAGAAGGCCGCAAGTTGCTGGAAGAATCCGACATCGACGTCATCACCGCGACGGACCTGACAGACGCGGCGAAGAAAATCGTTGCCGCGGTCGCCTGA